In the uncultured Desulfovibrio sp. genome, CCTGCTCGACTCGTACCCCAAGCTGATTGAAAACTACCGCGTCTACGGCGAAAAGGCCCTCTCGCGCTACAAGGTGCGCACGGCTTCTTCCAACATCACGGCGCAGGTGGTCAGCAATGAAAAGGAAAAATGGTTCTCGCTGGACATCAACGTGGAATACGAAGGCCAGAGCCTGCCCCTGGAAAAGATATGGAAGGCCTGGACCCGAGGCAAGCGCTATGTGCAGTTGAAAGACGGCTCCTATACCAGCCTGCCCGAAGCATGGCTTGAAAAGCTCTCGCATAAGCTCACGGCTCTGGGGCTCGACCCTTCAAAGCCCCCGCAGCAGAAATTCAAGCAGTTTGAGGCCCCGGTGCTCGACAGCCTGCTGGAAGACCTGCCCGGCGCCGCCACAGATTCCTTCTGGAACAACCTGCGCGAAAAAATCCGCTCGTTCCGCGAGGTGCGGCCCATCGCGCCGCCCAAGGGGCTCAACGCCAACCTGCGCAGCTATCAGGTGCAAGGCCTTTCGTACCTCAACTTCCTTTCGGAATACGGGTTCGGCGGTATTCTTGCCGACGAAATGGGCCTTGGCAAAACCGTGCAGACCCTGGCCTTTATCCAGCACATGATTGACGTGCACCATGACGGGCCAAACCTTATTGTGGTGCCCACCTCGGTGCTGCCCAACTGGGAGCGCGAAGCGGAAAAGTTCGTTCCCGGCCTCAAACGGCTGACCATTTACGGCACCCGCCGCGAGGGCATGTTCAAGCATATTTCCAGCTCGGATCTCATCATCACCACCTACGCACTGCTCCGGCGCGATCTGGAGGAGATGGAAAAATACGAGTTCAACACCGTTATTCTTGACGAAGCCCAGAACATCAAGAATCCCAACACCATCACAGCCCGCGCCGTGCGCCGCATCAATGCCCGCATGCGCCTGTGCCTCTCGGGTACGCCCATCGAAAACAACCTTTTCGAGCTGTGGTCGCTGTTCGAGTTCCTCATGCCGGGCTTTCTGGGTTCGCAGCACGCCTTCCAGCGGGGCATCGTCAAGCCCATCAAGGACGGCGACGCTGAAACGCTGGACTATCTGCGCACCCGTGTGCGCCCCTTCATTCTGCGCCGTACCAAGGCCGAAGTGGCCAAGGATCTGCCGCCCAAGGTGGAAAGCGTCACCTGTTGCGCGCTGGAAGAAGCGCAGGCCGAGCTGTACGCAGCCCTTGCCCGCAAGCTGCGCGCCCAGGTGCTGGCAGACGTGGATCAGAAAGGCCTTGCCAAAAGCCAGATGTCCATTCTCGATGCCCTGCTCAAGCTGCGTCAGATCTGCTGCCACCCGCGCCTGCTCAAGCTCGACATGCCCGGCTTCTCCAACAACCTGCCTTCGGGCAAGTTCGATGCCTTCAAGGACATGATCGTGGAAATTGTGGAAGGCGGCCACAAGGTGCTGGTCTTCTCACAGTTTGTGCAGATGCTGCAAATCATCAAGCAGTGGCTGGAATTCTCGCAGATTCCCTTCTGCTACCTTGATGGCGCGAGCAAAGACCGTTTCGATCAGGTAGACAAGTTCAACAATACACCTGAAATTCCGATCTTCCTTATCTCGCTCAAGGCTGGCGGTACGGGCCTCAACCTGACCTCCGCCGACTACGTTATCCACTACGACCCGTGGTGGAACCCCGCCGTGGAAAGTCAGGCCACAGACCGTACCCACCGTATCGGTCAGACCCGTCAGGTCTTTTCCTACAAGCTCATCTGCCAGAACACGGTGGAAGAGAAGATTCTCAAATTGCAGGAAGCCAAACGCGGCGTTGCGGAAGCCATCATTCCCGGTCAAGACACCTGGAAGTCGCTTACGCGTGAAGATCTGGAAATGCTCTTTGACGTGTAGCTTCAAACTTTGCCCAAATGACATAACAGCAAGGCCCTCTGGCGACAGGGGGCCTTGCTTGCGTTTTGGCATTCTGCTTCGGGCATGAAAAAACCGCCCCAAGGGGCGGTTCAATAATCTGTGAAGCAGGCTCTGCCGGACAGGCGCGCCCCGCCGGAAGACAGCATGCAACTATCTGAAACAAAAAATTTTAGAGTGCTGGCTCCCCGCAACACGTCCCGCTGCAACCTGCCTCTGGAAAGCTAGGAAAGTACTGCCTTGGCTTCGGCCACACGGGCCTCTTCTTCCCTCCCAAGCTTGCGCAGGGCACGGGCAAGGGTTTCCCAGGCCTCGGGCTTATCGTGCAGGCCGGCGCTTTTGCGGGCCAGCAGCTCCGCCATGGCCGGATCTTCATTGCTATCCAGATAGATATTCGCCAGCAGCAGCATGGAGGCCGCATCCTGCGGATTGCGCACCAACGCCTCGTGCAGCAGTTCGCGGGCCTCGCCCCCCTTGCGCTGGCGCACAGCCACACGCGCAAGGTGCCTGCGGGCAAGGCTGGGCGCGCCGGGGCGCGCATCTTCCAGGGCAGCGGCTATTTCATAAAAACGCCGTGCCTCGGCCCTTCTGCCGCCCTGTTCGCACAGTTGCCCAAGACGGATGTGGGCAAATTGGTGATCGGGCGAAACCTTGACGCACTGTCGGTAATACCGGGCTGCGGCGCGCTTTTCGCCAAGACCCTGACAGACCGTGCCCAGATTGTAGTAAATCTGTTCGGCAAGAGCTTTATCCGGCCCGTGCCGCAAGGCTTCCGTAAAATGCCGCCGGGCTTCATGCTGCCGCC is a window encoding:
- a CDS encoding DEAD/DEAH box helicase, producing the protein MSRSEQSVVREMCQTFLHDSVPEYIRDAAYYILSEGEVQKINIQEGETWDVQGVIQGEDLQVFTPSLSLTITDRSTRHQCNCSDAFSGICRHVAALALRLVEELRKEQGDPEETPPPSTDWKQSFRNFFSTDMEPEPGRHYLIFRFEPEQGRLLVSFFRGRQNKSGLSSVHNEVTLDQIIQNPDWCEFSPQLPHVARQIGQHLDYYGHRVEIPQGLTSWFFWSVRKEYYLLWKDTDKPCRIESTPFALKLKPILDDSGFRFEVLLKREGRPPLPIRAGRSNPSDRNPTESTAPEDAPITFHGQMPLWVCYQHNFYPVQTGLYPSLVRNLIYERPVVPHEEISEFLDRVWTRLPASELYEPQQFLKLMEPVFQPATYNPKLFLDEEGSLLTLEIDNVYETRHGEFTLNGPNPDFQTGSYAYDGQTYLVRRHQDEEAQLMNELSGMDFQARSSKLWFLEPEEAIAFLLDSYPKLIENYRVYGEKALSRYKVRTASSNITAQVVSNEKEKWFSLDINVEYEGQSLPLEKIWKAWTRGKRYVQLKDGSYTSLPEAWLEKLSHKLTALGLDPSKPPQQKFKQFEAPVLDSLLEDLPGAATDSFWNNLREKIRSFREVRPIAPPKGLNANLRSYQVQGLSYLNFLSEYGFGGILADEMGLGKTVQTLAFIQHMIDVHHDGPNLIVVPTSVLPNWEREAEKFVPGLKRLTIYGTRREGMFKHISSSDLIITTYALLRRDLEEMEKYEFNTVILDEAQNIKNPNTITARAVRRINARMRLCLSGTPIENNLFELWSLFEFLMPGFLGSQHAFQRGIVKPIKDGDAETLDYLRTRVRPFILRRTKAEVAKDLPPKVESVTCCALEEAQAELYAALARKLRAQVLADVDQKGLAKSQMSILDALLKLRQICCHPRLLKLDMPGFSNNLPSGKFDAFKDMIVEIVEGGHKVLVFSQFVQMLQIIKQWLEFSQIPFCYLDGASKDRFDQVDKFNNTPEIPIFLISLKAGGTGLNLTSADYVIHYDPWWNPAVESQATDRTHRIGQTRQVFSYKLICQNTVEEKILKLQEAKRGVAEAIIPGQDTWKSLTREDLEMLFDV